From a region of the Myroides sp. JBRI-B21084 genome:
- a CDS encoding CCA tRNA nucleotidyltransferase codes for MIQSSNYKEALNHSIFEIVAQAAQKLGVEAYVIGGFVRDYILQRDSKKDIDIVAVGSGIDLALEVSELLPNKPKVQVFKNYGTAMLRFNDIDIEFVGARKESYRADSRNPLVENGTLQDDQNRRDFTINAMAFSLNTENFGDLVDPFNGMIDLQNKVIRTPLDPDITYSDDPLRMMRAIRFATQLNFTIETNSLDAITKNAERIKIISGERIVDELNKILLTVKPSVGFLLLYKTGLLPLILPEITALNNVEEVEGHTHKNNFYHTLEVVDNICVNTDDLWLRWSALLHDIGKAPTKKFNKRNGWTFHGHEFLGSKMVKRIFQRLHMPLNHKMRFVQKMVAMSSRPIVIAEDTVTDSAVRRLVFDAGEDVENLLTLCEADITTKNQKKFQKYHNNFKIVRQKIVEVEERDHVRNFQPPITGEEIMTIFNLGPSREIGQIKDAIKEAILEGEIANEYQDAYSFMIKKAESLGLKPANQKL; via the coding sequence ATGATTCAATCATCAAATTATAAAGAAGCACTAAACCATTCAATATTTGAAATTGTTGCACAAGCAGCACAAAAATTAGGCGTTGAAGCTTACGTAATTGGCGGCTTTGTACGCGATTATATTTTACAACGCGATTCTAAAAAAGATATTGATATTGTTGCCGTAGGCAGTGGAATTGATTTAGCCTTAGAGGTTTCAGAGCTTTTACCAAACAAACCAAAAGTTCAAGTTTTCAAAAATTACGGAACTGCTATGCTTCGTTTTAACGATATTGATATTGAATTTGTTGGTGCAAGAAAAGAATCGTATCGAGCCGATAGTAGAAATCCATTGGTTGAAAACGGAACTTTACAAGACGATCAAAACCGAAGAGACTTTACCATTAACGCTATGGCTTTTTCATTAAATACTGAAAACTTTGGCGATTTGGTTGACCCTTTTAACGGGATGATTGATTTACAAAATAAAGTGATACGCACACCTTTAGATCCAGATATCACCTATTCAGACGATCCATTGCGAATGATGCGTGCAATTCGTTTTGCAACCCAACTAAATTTTACAATTGAAACAAATTCGTTAGATGCCATTACAAAAAATGCAGAGCGAATTAAAATTATTTCGGGCGAACGAATTGTAGACGAATTAAATAAAATTCTTTTAACTGTAAAACCATCAGTTGGCTTTTTATTGCTTTACAAAACAGGTTTATTACCGTTAATATTACCCGAAATTACTGCATTAAACAATGTGGAAGAAGTTGAAGGACACACTCACAAAAACAACTTTTATCATACACTAGAAGTAGTTGACAATATATGTGTTAATACCGATGATTTATGGTTGCGTTGGTCGGCATTATTACACGATATTGGTAAAGCCCCAACAAAAAAATTTAATAAAAGAAATGGATGGACGTTTCATGGACACGAATTTTTAGGCAGTAAAATGGTTAAGCGCATTTTTCAACGTTTGCATATGCCCTTAAACCATAAAATGCGTTTTGTTCAAAAAATGGTTGCAATGAGCTCGCGTCCTATTGTAATTGCTGAAGATACTGTAACCGATTCGGCTGTTCGTAGATTGGTATTTGATGCAGGTGAAGATGTAGAAAATTTGCTAACTTTATGTGAAGCCGATATTACTACTAAAAATCAAAAGAAATTTCAAAAATATCACAATAACTTTAAAATAGTTCGACAAAAAATTGTTGAAGTTGAAGAACGTGATCATGTGCGTAATTTTCAGCCACCAATTACAGGTGAAGAAATTATGACCATTTTTAATTTGGGACCATCTAGAGAAATCGGACAAATTAAAGATGCTATAAAAGAAGCTATTTTAGAAGGCGAAATTGCAAATGAATACCAAGATGCATACAGTTTTATGATTAAAAAAGCTGAAAGTTTAGGATTAAAACCAGCAAATCAAAAATTATAA
- a CDS encoding L-threonylcarbamoyladenylate synthase, with translation MEDISKEVHQAFEVIKNGGIILYPTDTVWGIGCDATNEEAVQKIYALKKRAETKSMIVLVNNDRLLYNVFKDIPSVAFDILDCAEKPTTLVLDAPRNVAKNLIAEDNSLGIRIVNTPFVYKLVERMKRPLVSTSANISGEPTPTQFSEISKEIINGVDYVVNFDREKISKKSSTVIKLTNDSQVKILRK, from the coding sequence ATGGAAGATATCTCTAAAGAAGTTCACCAGGCTTTTGAAGTAATTAAAAACGGAGGAATTATTTTATATCCTACAGACACTGTTTGGGGAATTGGTTGCGATGCAACTAACGAAGAAGCTGTACAAAAAATTTACGCATTAAAAAAACGTGCAGAAACTAAAAGTATGATTGTTTTGGTAAATAACGATCGTTTGTTGTACAATGTTTTTAAAGACATACCAAGTGTTGCTTTTGATATTTTAGATTGTGCAGAAAAGCCAACTACTTTGGTTTTAGATGCACCTAGAAACGTTGCTAAAAACCTAATTGCCGAAGATAATTCATTAGGAATACGCATAGTAAACACACCTTTTGTTTACAAGTTGGTAGAACGCATGAAGCGTCCGTTAGTGTCAACATCTGCTAATATTTCTGGTGAACCTACTCCTACTCAATTCTCTGAGATTTCAAAGGAAATTATTAACGGCGTTGATTATGTTGTAAATTTTGATCGAGAAAAAATTAGCAAAAAGTCGTCAACCGTAATTAAACTTACAAATGATTCGCAAGTAAAAATTTTAAGAAAATAA
- a CDS encoding agmatinase family protein, whose protein sequence is MQTKQQKIDNFDPSQPGLADASIYGLPFTAEESEIIILPAPWEVTVSYGSGASEGPEAISNASFQVDLLHQEFPDLWKLGIFMDKAPEQWAKNSEKFKSLAQPIIEALENGENIETFPQLQADLDKINKASLQFNQEVKERTLFWMNKGKKVILLGGDHSTPMGYYEALASKNDSFGILHFDAHMDLREAYEGFTFSHASIMYNAIKLPQIEKIVQVGIRDFSEGEVQVVKTSNKVKVYTDTDLKHNQFNGKTWQQQCDEILNQLPENVAISFDIDALYRWYCPNTGTPVPGGLSYEQATYLLSKLAESNKKIIGIDLVEVAPGEDDWDGNVGARLLFHLCGVFAKNSGLSIGEKIQF, encoded by the coding sequence ATGCAAACTAAACAACAAAAAATAGATAATTTTGATCCATCGCAACCTGGCTTGGCAGACGCGTCAATCTACGGATTACCTTTTACAGCAGAAGAAAGCGAAATAATTATACTACCAGCTCCTTGGGAAGTTACCGTAAGTTACGGAAGTGGTGCAAGTGAAGGCCCAGAAGCTATATCAAATGCGTCTTTCCAAGTTGATTTATTACACCAAGAATTTCCAGATTTATGGAAATTAGGCATTTTTATGGATAAAGCTCCTGAACAATGGGCAAAAAACAGTGAAAAATTTAAAAGTTTAGCTCAACCAATTATAGAAGCTTTAGAAAATGGCGAAAACATAGAGACTTTTCCTCAATTACAAGCCGATTTAGATAAAATAAATAAAGCATCGTTACAATTTAATCAAGAAGTAAAGGAACGTACTTTGTTTTGGATGAACAAAGGCAAAAAAGTAATTTTATTAGGTGGAGATCATTCAACACCAATGGGATATTATGAAGCTTTGGCCAGCAAAAACGATTCATTTGGTATCTTACATTTTGATGCACATATGGATTTACGTGAAGCTTACGAAGGATTTACCTTTTCACATGCGTCAATCATGTATAACGCAATAAAATTACCACAAATTGAAAAAATTGTACAAGTTGGTATTCGCGATTTTAGCGAGGGTGAAGTACAAGTAGTTAAAACATCAAACAAAGTTAAAGTTTATACTGATACCGACCTTAAACACAATCAATTTAATGGTAAAACATGGCAACAACAATGCGATGAAATTTTAAACCAACTACCTGAAAATGTAGCTATTAGTTTTGATATTGATGCACTTTATCGTTGGTATTGTCCAAATACAGGAACACCAGTTCCTGGAGGATTGTCGTACGAACAAGCAACTTATCTTTTAAGCAAATTGGCAGAATCAAACAAAAAAATAATTGGTATTGATTTGGTAGAAGTTGCACCAGGTGAAGATGATTGGGACGGAAATGTTGGCGCACGTTTATTATTCCATTTATGCGGTGTATTTGCTAAAAATTCTGGTTTAAGTATAGGCGAAAAAATTCAATTTTAA
- the kynU gene encoding kynureninase — protein MNFQNTREFAQSLDANDTLKQYQNEFEFPKVNGKKTIYFTGNSLGLMPKRAKKYVDDVMNDWANMAVEGHFYAEKPWWDYHERFSNPLSKIVGAKPSEVSVMNTLTVNLHMMMVSFYNPTSTRFKIICEEKAFPSDQYMLQTQVKFHGLNPNDVIVEVKRREGEHNLRNEDIIAKINEVGNELALVLIGGINYYTGQVLDMDAITKAGHNVGAIVGWDLAHAAGNIELSLHDWNVDFACWCSYKYMNAGPGSVSGYFVHEKHHTNTKLNRFGGWYGHNKERRFLMEPEFTPNDGALGWQSSCTGVLAMAPYLASVEMFDEIGMSELVKKRNLITAYLQFIVEETAKETNTNLEIITPKDQAERGSQLSVILHGEGKELFHYLMKEGVIVDWREPAVIRLAPVPLYTTFEEMYEFGQILKKGIQTT, from the coding sequence ATGAACTTTCAAAATACTCGCGAATTTGCACAATCATTAGATGCGAACGATACTTTAAAACAGTATCAAAACGAATTTGAATTTCCAAAAGTAAACGGAAAAAAAACCATATATTTTACTGGAAATTCGTTAGGATTAATGCCAAAACGTGCCAAGAAATATGTAGATGATGTAATGAATGATTGGGCAAACATGGCTGTTGAAGGTCATTTTTATGCCGAAAAACCTTGGTGGGATTATCACGAACGCTTTTCAAATCCATTATCAAAAATTGTTGGAGCAAAACCAAGTGAAGTTTCTGTAATGAATACTTTAACGGTTAATTTACACATGATGATGGTATCATTCTACAACCCTACTTCTACCCGATTTAAAATAATTTGCGAAGAAAAAGCTTTTCCTAGTGACCAATATATGTTACAAACGCAGGTGAAGTTTCATGGTTTAAATCCAAACGATGTTATTGTTGAAGTTAAACGCCGAGAAGGAGAACACAATTTAAGAAACGAAGACATTATTGCAAAAATTAACGAAGTTGGTAATGAACTGGCATTAGTTTTAATTGGTGGAATTAACTATTACACAGGTCAAGTTTTAGATATGGATGCCATTACAAAAGCAGGTCATAATGTTGGTGCTATTGTAGGTTGGGATTTAGCGCACGCAGCAGGAAATATTGAACTTAGTTTGCACGATTGGAATGTAGATTTTGCATGTTGGTGCAGTTACAAATACATGAATGCCGGCCCAGGAAGTGTTTCAGGTTATTTTGTGCACGAAAAGCATCATACAAACACTAAATTAAATCGTTTTGGTGGATGGTATGGTCATAATAAAGAGCGTCGTTTTCTTATGGAACCTGAATTTACACCAAACGATGGTGCATTAGGTTGGCAAAGTTCTTGTACAGGCGTTTTGGCAATGGCTCCGTACTTAGCATCGGTAGAAATGTTTGATGAAATTGGAATGAGTGAACTTGTAAAAAAACGCAATTTAATCACCGCTTATTTACAATTTATTGTTGAAGAAACAGCTAAAGAAACTAATACAAATTTAGAAATTATTACTCCAAAAGATCAAGCAGAACGCGGATCACAATTATCTGTTATTTTACATGGTGAAGGTAAAGAGCTTTTTCATTATTTAATGAAAGAAGGTGTAATTGTAGATTGGCGCGAACCAGCAGTTATACGTTTAGCGCCGGTGCCATTGTATACGACTTTTGAGGAAATGTATGAATTTGGTCAAATTTTGAAAAAAGGAATCCAAACTACTTAA
- a CDS encoding aconitate hydratase has product MAFDIEMIKKVYATIPARVNKARELVGKPLTLSEKILYAHLWEGTPSKKFNRSKDYVDFAPDRVACQDATAQMALLQFMHAGKDKVAVPTTVHCDHLIQAKVGAEKDLAVANTQSKEVFDFLSSVSNKYGIGFWKPGAGIIHQIVLENYAFPGGMMIGTDSHTVNAGGLGMLAIGVGGADAVDVMSGMAWELKFPKLIGVKLTGKLNGWTAPKDVILKVADILTVKGGTGAIVEYFGEGAISMSCTGKGTICNMGAEIGATTSTFGYDDSMRRYLVATGRADVVEAADTIADYLTADPEVYAEPEKYFDELIEINLSELEPHINGPFTPDRGTPVSKMKEEAAKNGWPIKVEWGLIGSCTNSSYEDMSRAVSIVNQAVELGITPKAEFGINPGSEQIRYTIERDGMIAAFEKMGTKVFTNACGPCIGQWDREGADKQEKNTIVHSFNRNFSKRADGNPNTHAFVTSPEMVAALAISGRLDFNPITDTLLNDNGEEVMFKPPFGDELPNKGFDVEDPGYQAPATDGSNIEVVVSPSSSRLQLLEPFKPWEGKNIIGAKLLIKAFGKCTTDHISMAGPWLRFRGHLDNISNNMLIGAENAFNGKTNFVKNQLTGNYGEVPFVQRDYKAEGIPSIVVGDQNYGEGSSREHAAMEPRHLGVKAVLVKSFARIHETNLKKQGMLALTFVNEADYDKIQEDDTINFLDLIEFAPGKPLTLEFVHANGSKDIIMANHTYNDSQIEWFKAGSALNLIAAEK; this is encoded by the coding sequence ATGGCTTTTGATATTGAAATGATTAAAAAGGTATACGCAACGATACCAGCACGTGTTAACAAAGCGCGTGAATTAGTAGGTAAACCACTTACACTTTCAGAAAAAATTTTATACGCCCATTTATGGGAAGGAACTCCAAGTAAAAAGTTTAATCGATCTAAAGATTATGTCGATTTTGCTCCCGATCGTGTAGCTTGTCAAGATGCAACTGCGCAAATGGCTTTGTTGCAATTTATGCATGCGGGAAAAGATAAAGTAGCTGTACCAACAACTGTACATTGCGATCACCTTATTCAAGCAAAAGTCGGTGCCGAAAAAGATTTAGCAGTAGCAAATACTCAATCAAAAGAAGTTTTTGATTTCCTTTCATCAGTTTCTAACAAATACGGTATTGGTTTTTGGAAACCAGGTGCAGGTATTATTCACCAAATAGTTTTGGAAAATTATGCATTTCCTGGTGGTATGATGATTGGTACCGATTCTCATACTGTGAATGCTGGTGGTTTAGGAATGCTTGCTATTGGCGTAGGTGGTGCCGATGCGGTTGATGTTATGAGTGGAATGGCATGGGAATTAAAATTTCCGAAGCTAATTGGTGTTAAGTTAACAGGAAAATTAAACGGATGGACAGCCCCTAAAGATGTAATTTTAAAAGTTGCCGATATTTTAACCGTTAAAGGTGGTACGGGTGCTATAGTGGAATATTTTGGCGAAGGCGCTATTTCTATGTCTTGTACGGGTAAAGGTACTATTTGCAATATGGGAGCCGAAATTGGTGCAACTACATCAACTTTTGGATACGATGATTCTATGCGTAGATATCTAGTTGCTACTGGTAGAGCAGATGTTGTTGAAGCTGCAGATACAATTGCAGATTATTTAACAGCCGATCCTGAGGTTTATGCTGAACCAGAAAAATATTTTGATGAATTAATTGAAATTAATTTATCTGAATTAGAACCACATATAAACGGTCCTTTTACCCCTGACAGAGGTACGCCTGTTTCAAAAATGAAAGAAGAAGCTGCTAAAAATGGCTGGCCTATTAAAGTTGAATGGGGATTAATTGGTTCATGTACCAATTCGTCTTACGAAGATATGAGTCGTGCAGTTTCAATTGTAAACCAAGCAGTTGAATTAGGTATTACCCCAAAAGCAGAATTTGGTATTAATCCAGGTTCAGAACAAATTCGTTATACCATTGAACGCGATGGCATGATTGCTGCTTTTGAAAAAATGGGTACAAAAGTTTTTACTAATGCCTGCGGACCATGTATTGGTCAATGGGATCGTGAAGGTGCCGATAAGCAAGAAAAAAATACAATTGTACATTCATTCAACCGCAATTTTTCAAAACGTGCCGATGGTAATCCAAATACGCATGCTTTTGTTACATCGCCCGAAATGGTTGCAGCTTTGGCAATTTCTGGTCGGTTAGATTTTAATCCTATTACCGATACTCTTTTAAATGATAATGGTGAAGAAGTGATGTTTAAACCTCCTTTTGGAGATGAACTTCCTAATAAAGGATTTGATGTTGAAGATCCAGGTTATCAAGCGCCTGCTACAGATGGTTCTAACATTGAAGTTGTTGTTAGTCCTTCTTCTTCTAGATTGCAATTATTAGAACCTTTTAAACCTTGGGAAGGAAAAAACATTATAGGTGCTAAATTATTAATTAAAGCATTTGGAAAATGTACAACCGATCATATTTCAATGGCTGGTCCTTGGTTGCGTTTTCGCGGTCACTTAGATAATATATCAAATAATATGTTAATTGGTGCCGAAAATGCATTTAATGGTAAAACCAATTTTGTAAAAAACCAACTAACAGGTAATTATGGCGAAGTGCCTTTTGTTCAGCGTGATTATAAAGCCGAAGGAATTCCGTCTATAGTTGTTGGCGATCAAAACTACGGTGAAGGTTCATCACGTGAGCACGCTGCAATGGAACCTAGGCATTTAGGTGTAAAGGCAGTTTTAGTTAAATCGTTTGCACGTATACACGAAACCAACCTTAAAAAACAAGGTATGTTAGCGTTGACATTTGTAAATGAAGCAGATTACGACAAAATTCAAGAAGATGATACTATTAACTTTTTAGATTTAATAGAATTTGCACCAGGTAAACCTTTAACTTTAGAATTTGTTCATGCAAACGGTTCTAAAGATATAATTATGGCAAATCATACTTATAATGATTCGCAAATTGAATGGTTTAAAGCGGGGTCTGCCTTAAATTTAATTGCTGCAGAAAAGTAA
- a CDS encoding bifunctional aconitate hydratase 2/2-methylisocitrate dehydratase, with product MNLYQDYLKEIEERKSQGLHPKPIDGAELLSEIITQIKDVNNPERENSLKMFIYNTLPGTTSAASVKSAFLKEIILRQELVNEITPAFALELLSHMKGGSSISVLLDLALGNDVTIAKNAAEVLKTQVFLYDADTKRLKDAYDSGNAIAKEILESYANAEFFTKLPAVPEEIKVVTFIAGEGDISTDLLSPGNQAHSRSDRELHGKCMITPQAQEEIKALQAQHPDKSVMLIAEKGTMGVGSSRMSGVNNVALWTGKQASPYIPFVNIAPIVGGTNGISPIFLTTVDVTGGIGIDLQNWKKKVDANGNVVRNEKDEPILEEVYSVETGTVLTINTKDKKLYKDGEQLIDISKALTPQKMEFIKAGGSYAIVFGKKIQTFAAETLGIQAPTVFAPAKEISKEGQGLTAVEKIFNKNAVGVASGKILHAGSDVRVKVNIVGSQDTTGLMTAQELEAMAATVISPTVDGAYQSGCHTASVWDKKAQVNIPKLMKFMNDFGLITARDPKGEYHSMTDVIHKVLNDITIDEWAIIIGGDSHTRMSKGVAFGADSGTVALALATGEASMPIPESVKVTFKGNMKEHMDFRDVVHATQLQMLQQFGGENVFQGRIIEVHIGTLLADQAFTFTDWTAEMKAKASICISQDDTLIQSLEIAKSRIQIMIDKGMDNKNQVLQGLIDKANKRIAEIKSGEKPALMPDATAKYYAEVVVDLDVINEPMIADPDVNNEDVSKRYTHDTIRSLSYYSGDKKVDLGFVGSCMVHKDDLKIVSQMLKNIEKQQGEVKFNAPLVVAAPTYNIIDELKAEGDWEYLQKYSGFEFSDALPKSTARTEYENIMYLERPGCNLCMGNQEKAEKGDTVMATSTRLFQGRVVEDRDGKKGESLLASTPVVVLSAVLGRIPNIEEYKMAVEGINLTKFKPVSTKL from the coding sequence ATGAACTTATACCAAGATTACTTAAAAGAAATTGAAGAAAGAAAAAGCCAAGGTCTTCACCCAAAACCTATAGACGGTGCTGAATTATTAAGTGAAATCATTACTCAAATTAAAGACGTAAATAATCCAGAAAGAGAAAACTCTTTAAAAATGTTTATTTACAATACTTTACCAGGTACTACAAGTGCTGCAAGTGTTAAATCGGCATTTTTAAAAGAAATAATTTTAAGGCAAGAATTGGTAAATGAAATAACACCAGCATTTGCATTAGAATTATTATCGCATATGAAAGGTGGTTCATCAATTTCAGTTTTGCTTGATTTAGCTTTAGGTAACGATGTAACAATTGCTAAAAATGCTGCCGAAGTTTTAAAAACTCAAGTATTTTTATACGATGCAGATACAAAACGTTTGAAAGATGCATATGATAGCGGTAACGCAATTGCTAAAGAAATTTTAGAAAGCTACGCTAACGCAGAATTTTTCACAAAATTACCAGCTGTTCCTGAAGAAATTAAAGTAGTTACTTTTATTGCTGGCGAAGGTGATATTTCTACCGATTTATTATCGCCAGGAAACCAAGCACACTCGCGCTCAGATCGTGAATTACATGGTAAATGTATGATTACCCCTCAAGCGCAAGAAGAAATTAAAGCTTTACAAGCTCAACACCCCGATAAAAGTGTAATGTTAATTGCAGAAAAAGGTACAATGGGCGTAGGTTCATCACGTATGTCTGGTGTAAACAATGTAGCTTTATGGACAGGTAAACAAGCTAGTCCGTATATTCCATTTGTAAATATTGCGCCAATTGTAGGTGGTACAAACGGCATCTCTCCTATTTTCTTAACTACTGTTGATGTAACCGGAGGTATTGGTATCGATTTACAAAACTGGAAGAAAAAAGTTGATGCGAATGGTAACGTTGTTCGAAATGAAAAAGACGAACCAATACTTGAAGAAGTGTATTCAGTTGAAACTGGTACTGTATTAACAATCAATACAAAAGATAAAAAATTATATAAAGACGGCGAACAATTAATTGATATATCTAAAGCTTTAACTCCACAAAAAATGGAATTCATAAAAGCTGGTGGTTCATATGCTATTGTATTTGGTAAAAAAATACAAACTTTTGCTGCCGAAACTTTAGGTATCCAAGCTCCAACAGTATTTGCACCAGCTAAAGAAATCTCTAAAGAAGGTCAAGGTTTAACTGCTGTTGAAAAAATATTTAACAAAAATGCAGTTGGTGTTGCATCTGGTAAAATATTACATGCAGGATCAGATGTTCGTGTTAAAGTAAATATTGTTGGTTCACAAGACACAACTGGTTTAATGACCGCGCAAGAGCTTGAAGCTATGGCTGCTACTGTAATTTCGCCTACGGTTGACGGTGCTTACCAGTCAGGATGTCACACTGCATCGGTTTGGGATAAAAAAGCGCAAGTAAATATTCCAAAATTAATGAAATTCATGAACGATTTTGGTTTAATTACAGCTCGCGATCCTAAAGGTGAATACCATTCTATGACCGATGTAATTCACAAAGTTTTAAATGATATAACAATTGATGAATGGGCTATTATTATTGGTGGTGATTCGCATACACGTATGTCTAAAGGTGTTGCTTTTGGTGCCGATTCTGGTACAGTAGCTCTTGCTTTAGCAACAGGTGAAGCTTCTATGCCTATTCCTGAATCGGTTAAAGTAACATTTAAAGGTAACATGAAAGAACATATGGATTTCCGCGATGTAGTTCATGCAACTCAATTACAAATGTTACAACAATTTGGTGGGGAAAATGTTTTCCAAGGTAGAATCATCGAAGTACATATTGGAACTTTATTAGCAGATCAAGCTTTTACTTTTACCGATTGGACTGCCGAAATGAAAGCTAAAGCATCAATTTGTATTTCTCAAGACGATACATTAATTCAATCATTAGAAATCGCAAAAAGCCGTATTCAAATAATGATTGATAAAGGTATGGATAACAAAAACCAAGTATTACAAGGTTTAATTGATAAAGCGAACAAACGTATTGCAGAAATTAAATCGGGCGAAAAACCTGCTTTAATGCCTGATGCTACTGCTAAATATTATGCCGAAGTAGTTGTTGATTTAGACGTTATTAACGAACCTATGATTGCTGATCCAGACGTTAACAATGAGGATGTTTCTAAACGTTATACACACGATACCATTCGTAGTTTATCATACTATAGTGGTGATAAAAAAGTTGATTTAGGATTTGTTGGTTCTTGTATGGTTCATAAAGACGATTTAAAAATTGTTTCTCAAATGTTGAAAAACATTGAAAAACAACAAGGCGAAGTTAAATTTAACGCACCTTTAGTTGTTGCTGCACCAACATACAATATTATTGATGAATTAAAAGCTGAAGGCGATTGGGAATACTTGCAAAAATATTCAGGCTTTGAATTTAGCGATGCTTTACCAAAAAGCACTGCACGTACTGAATATGAAAATATTATGTATTTAGAGCGTCCTGGTTGTAACTTATGTATGGGTAACCAAGAAAAAGCTGAAAAAGGTGATACTGTTATGGCTACTTCTACCCGATTATTTCAAGGCCGTGTAGTTGAAGACCGAGATGGTAAAAAAGGTGAATCATTATTAGCTTCTACTCCTGTTGTTGTACTTTCTGCAGTTTTAGGTCGTATTCCTAATATAGAAGAATACAAAATGGCGGTTGAAGGTATTAACTTAACTAAATTTAAACCAGTTTCTACAAAACTTTAA
- a CDS encoding peptidylprolyl isomerase, producing the protein MKLFLKNILMAVFTVVSFVNVQAQQTNKKRIDGIVGVVGNYVILDSDIDNMFIQAKETGYDTSKLGRCELFGTLLENKLFAHQAIQDSIVVTDDEINSKLDLQMDRMVEYYGSVDNVVKFYNKKNIEEFKGTLFDLIKEGDLAKRMQDKLIVGVSITPEEIRQFYNKIPKDSLPMVGEQIELAEIVMKPEITSAQKQAVIDKLNQIRQEVLDGSSFASKVFMYSEDSGSIKTGGLYTIDKKTPFVKEFKDVAFSLKEGEISKPFETDHGYHIIMLEKIVGKNLELRHILIKPQPTDEAIDKAKTSLDELRIRILNKEITFADAARQYSEQKETKQSGGIVLDSSGESRIELNRMEDRILYDMVSNLKVGEVSKNTLVTDASNKQAFKIVQVTNKIPQHLADFSQDYMQIRFVALKAKQNEVLGKWIADNINNTYIFINNDYQNCNFKSNWLKK; encoded by the coding sequence ATGAAATTATTTCTTAAAAACATTTTAATGGCAGTTTTTACTGTTGTTAGTTTTGTAAACGTACAAGCACAACAAACCAATAAAAAACGTATTGACGGTATTGTTGGGGTTGTAGGTAATTACGTTATTTTAGATTCTGATATAGACAACATGTTTATTCAGGCAAAAGAAACAGGTTACGATACATCTAAATTAGGCCGATGTGAACTTTTTGGTACTTTGTTAGAAAACAAACTTTTTGCACACCAAGCCATTCAAGATAGTATTGTAGTTACCGATGACGAAATTAACAGTAAACTTGATCTTCAAATGGATCGTATGGTTGAATACTATGGATCAGTTGATAATGTTGTTAAATTTTACAATAAAAAAAATATTGAAGAGTTTAAAGGTACACTTTTCGATTTAATAAAAGAGGGTGATTTAGCAAAACGTATGCAAGACAAGCTAATTGTTGGAGTATCTATTACGCCTGAAGAAATACGTCAGTTTTATAATAAAATTCCTAAAGACTCGTTACCTATGGTTGGCGAACAAATAGAATTAGCTGAAATTGTTATGAAACCCGAAATTACTAGTGCCCAAAAGCAAGCGGTAATAGACAAATTAAACCAAATTCGTCAAGAAGTGTTAGATGGTTCATCATTTGCAAGTAAAGTATTTATGTATTCTGAAGACAGTGGTTCGATTAAAACAGGTGGTTTATACACAATTGATAAAAAAACACCTTTTGTTAAAGAATTTAAAGATGTAGCTTTTTCATTAAAAGAAGGCGAAATTTCTAAACCATTTGAAACCGATCACGGATATCATATTATAATGTTAGAAAAAATTGTAGGTAAAAACTTAGAATTGCGTCACATATTAATTAAGCCGCAACCTACCGATGAGGCAATAGATAAAGCTAAAACAAGTTTAGATGAATTGCGTATTCGTATTTTAAATAAAGAAATTACATTTGCCGATGCTGCCCGTCAATATTCAGAACAAAAAGAAACCAAACAAAGTGGTGGAATTGTTTTAGATTCTTCGGGTGAATCTAGAATTGAATTGAATAGAATGGAAGATCGTATATTGTATGATATGGTTTCAAATTTAAAAGTAGGCGAAGTTTCTAAAAACACACTTGTAACCGATGCTAGCAACAAACAAGCATTTAAAATTGTTCAAGTAACAAATAAAATACCACAACACTTAGCAGATTTTTCTCAAGATTATATGCAAATTCGCTTCGTTGCTTTAAAAGCAAAACAAAACGAAGTTTTAGGAAAATGGATTGCCGACAATATAAATAACACTTATATTTTTATAAATAACGATTACCAAAATTGCAACTTTAAAAGCAATTGGTTAAAAAAATAA